From the Planktothricoides raciborskii GIHE-MW2 genome, the window TCGGTTCTTGGGAGGAAATCATCGCGGCGCCCATGATTAAAGAACCGACCAAAATACTAAAAGACAGACGGTTCGCGGAGTCATCAATACTACGACGCAGGTCATCTAATTCTTGGATCCGGAAATTCCAGCGCAGTCTTTCCGAGGTAATCCGATCTAATAAAACTTCAACCTGTCGAGGTGATTGTAGGGATAAACTTTTTAGGTCTAAGGCGGTTCTGAGTAGGGCAGGAATTGGGGCTTATCCAATCATTTGCAGACTAAATAAATCGGTGATTAAAGGTTTAATTTGTTCGGAAATATTATATTCAGGATCTAGGGTACGGGCAACCCCTTCTAAATTGGCTAAAGTTTTGGCACATAAGCCCAAGTTTGCCGGAAGAAGGACTTGGTTACTGCGGGCCGCTTCTAACACTTCATAAAATAACTCACCAAAGCTAATTTCTGATAGATTTAGATTGTAATATTTTCGCAATAATCGGTCATATTCGGTTTCTAAGCGGGCTAAATTAATACTAATCGGGGATGGAGAAAGTTCTAAGGTTAATTGGGTACAGCGTTGGGCATCTAAGTTTACCATTGCTAGGAGTAATTCAATTAAAACTTTCTGGGTTACGGGATCAAGGCGGCCAATCATACCACAGTCTAATAAAGCCACTCGACCATCGGTGAGATAAAATAAGTTGCCTGGGTGGGGATCGGCATGAAAAAAGCCATCGAGACAAATTTGTTCAAAGAATACGCGGGTTAATAAGGTGGCGAGATTGCATCCGCAACGCTTCGCGATCGCCTTTTTTTTGGCTTGGTCTTCATTGCCATTGGGCAACTGAAAATCCCAGGTTAAAATTGGCTTACCATACAACCATTCCATCACCAAAACTTTTTGGGTAGTGAGGTCCCAAACAATTTCTGGAATCACCAATTCTTTGGTCTCAAACCAACGACTTTTGGCTAAATTTCGCCGTAAGCGATTCCCTCCGGGACGCTTCGCGAACGGTGTAACTGGCTTCTTGAGATCGGATAAGGGTTGGCAACGGATAGCGGTTGGCAGCGGATAGGCTGACTATTTTATTTTCAAATAGTGGTTGGCAACGGATAGCGGTTGGCAGGGAATGGGTTGACTATTTTATTTTCAAATAGTGGTTGGCAACGGATAGCGGTTGGCAGAAGAAACCGGGTTTCTTGGTGGCGATAAACAGATAACTTTTATATGCCGCAAAAAACCCGGTTTCTTTACCACCAAATTTTGATTTGATGATCCCAACTCCCACTAACTAGCAGCGGATAACTTTGGGCAAACTGCTCATTTTTACCACTTACCGCTAGGGATAAAATATCCGTACTATGGTCAGTAAAGGTGGCTGTAACTGACGCTAATTCGCGGTTATTTTTATGTTTTTGATCCGCCGATAAATGCAATTTCCAAATTTTAATTGTATTGTCATCACTGGCACTAATTAGGTTTTGACCATCGGGGGTAAATGCCACTGAATTGATATGCTCAGTATGGCCAGCGATCGCCCCTATTAAAAACGGGGAGTAATCCGCATCAGAATCCGCAGATTCACTGATTTCTGTTTGCGGTTGCAGCGTCCAAAGTTTAATGGTATTATCCCAACTGCCACTGGCAATAATTTTCCCATCAGGACTAATAGCGACAGTGCGAACTAAATCTGTATGTCCGATTAAGGTATGTTGTAAACGTCGAGTTCTTAAATCCCAAACTTTTACGGTGCCATCGGTGCTGCCACTGACTAAGGTATGACCATCTGCACTGACCGCTAATGATCTAATCGATCCTTGATGACCTTCTAGGGTTTTGATAACTTGATTTGTATTCAAATCCCAAATTTTAATTGTCCAATCAGAACTGCCACTAATTAATATGTTTTGATTGGGCAAAAAAGCCAGGGCATAGATAGCCCCAATATGATCGGTTAGGGTTGATTTTAAATAAGTCGATCGCTCATTTTTGGGGCTTAAATTCCAAATTTTAATAGTTTGATCGTTGCCCCCACTGGCTAAAGTTAGACCATCAGAACTAATGGCTAAAGTTCTCACTCTATCCGTATGTCCTGAGAGGGTATCGATTAATAATTGATTAGAGTATGGCGGGTTTTCTGAGTTATTTTGCCAAAGGGGGGCTAAGTTCCATAGTTTAATTGTCTGGTCATTACTGCCCGTAGCCAGAATTTCTTGATTAGGCGCGATCGCCACTGCTTGAACTGGCCCTTGATGATCCGTGAGGGTAATCGGTTTTTTTGTAGGAATAGGAAACGGATCTGTTAACTTATTTTCGGTTACATCATTCCCTTTATTGGGGTTGCCGGTTACATCATTTCCTTGGTTGGGACTAGGATTAATCGTTTCCGAGGCAGGGGATAAATTGACTGGCTGTTTTGCGTTTCTTAAAGCCGATCGCCCACCTAATCGCAAGGCATAAATTCCCCCAGCAAATAACATTGTCAGGGCAATTCCGGCCATAATTAACCCTGGTAAGCGGCGCTGATTTGATGATTTAGCAACCGCTGGCGGTTCAATATTTTGAATATCCGCATCAGTTAATCCTAAAATGCCTTGTTGCGACTTCAACCAGAGACGATTTTCGGGAGAAATTATCCCGCGTTTTTTCGTGACTCTGTGGCGTAATTTTTTATAGAGTTCTAACTTAGCTTTATGGTAAAGGTAAGGGACTAAAACGGTTTTTTCCAGACTAGCAGCGATCGCCTGGGACACCCCCAAACTTTCGCGACGCACATCAAGACTTCGCTGCACCACCAAGGGAAAATTTCCCTGATAAGACTTAGCGACTTCCATCAGAGTATGATAGTATTCTTGATTGGCGTTTAGACTCAAGATTTCCGCGATCGCTATTTTTTCCGCTGGTGCGATCGCATACATTGCTGCCTCCATCCCAGCAGTCACCAAACTCAACTGATAGGCCGCATAATCATGCCATTCTCCCAGAGAAATCACCCCATCTCGATCCAGATCCGCTGCCCCGGTAGCCAGTCCAGCTACTAAATAATCGGTATAACTGGGAAAATCATCTTCTGCCATTAATTGCCTTAAAATTGCCTCCGAATGACTCTCTTTCTCCCCGGAAATTGACTCCTCGGAAATTGGTTTTGGCCAAATGCGGAAATGACAAAGCAAAGCCCCTTTGGTAAAGCGACGACAGGATATCTGTTCAAAAACTTCTTTTCCCTGGTAAATTACATCCAAACAATCCAAAATCACTACCCCTTGGGGGCTATTACTTTGTTCCATCTGTTGCAACACCCAATCCAGGGAAATCATCGACGGGTTTGGCGGCAAAACTGACCCTAGGGGGTATGGCGGCGCATCTTTCGCCGTCTTTTCACATAAATAAACTTGACCCGTTGCCGTCACAATTGCCGATCCACAAAAGTAGAGTAAACGTAGAGCATCCACTGTCGGCCGATCAAATAACTGTTGAATGTGATCGCGCATCTGTTCGGGACTAGGATTAATCAATTCCGTAATCTGGGGTTGGGCAAACTTCCCCGAATCTATCTGTTGAGACCGGGATTCCGCTAATGCGTGGGCGATCGCCTGTATATTACCCATCACCTTACCCATCACCCGTTGTGGCGATCGCCGCGAAACCGTCCCCGGTTGTGTTTCCACCGCTTCCCGGTCAACCCCATTTTTTGTCGCCTCGTCTTCCCCGCAGACACCGATTAGCACTGCCACCATGATCATGTGTTTTTTTCCAACAACCCCATCAATAGTCATTTTCCCCGATCAACGCACAAATCTCCCCAATTTGAGGAGATTTGTGCGTTGATACAAGAATACTCAGTATATTTCGTGTTCGTGTTGGAATCAATTCACCTACCCTAACCGTCTTCTGCTCATTTAAACATTTAATAAATTTACTCAAACGCCAGCTAAATCGCTAATCAGAAATGCAGTTGACCTTGGGATGATGTTTGAATTTTAACTTTTACACCCCTTTCTCCAGGAAGGAATTTCTTCAGTTGTACCTGGGACACTGATGTTATCTTCAAGTGACTGAGAATATTCTATCAATAGTGAATCCGTACTTAAGCCGCTTTTCCTTCGACTTGTTTTTCTAGATACTGGGTGGCTTGACGCAGGTTCTTGAAATAGTTATCCCAAAACAGCTTTTGAATGTCCAAAGTCGATTGATTGGCTTGGGATTGAAGCTCCAGGGAAGCTGCAATAATATCTTCGCCAAATTTAATCGATTCTTCCACACTGCCCTTGACATTCAGGGCTTTCATTCCCGCTGCCATTGGGGTCACTTCAATCCACTTGTCAAACATGGTGCGCTGTAGTTTCAATAACTCTTTAGACCAGTCTTCAACAGTTGCATTTGTCATAATTGTGGCGTCTCCTATAATTAATTTTTTTGATTATAGCACCAATTATTCGTTCTGAATATTAGTTTTTGTTTCGGTGATTTGCAAAGTTTTTTATCATTTTTTCATTTTAGCAAAGTCCGATCAATGCGCCAATTTCTGCCCAGAAAGGATCAAATTACTCAAACTCATTGACTTCATGGCGACTTGATGGCGGAATTTCGCAAAAACTCCAGGATTGAAAATGAGGTGATCGCTTAAAAATGAGATAATAAAATGAGACAATATTTACGATTGTTAAATCAAAATTTAATAATTGTGTAAACCATCAAAAGTCTCTAGGGACTTTCCTGCCGTATAGCCTTACGGCTAACGCTCCGCAATGGATCCCGTTTAAATAATTGCAAGTCACAAATTACAAATTGTAAATTACATATATTTATAAACCCTGTTTCTTGATGCGGTATCTTTAAATAGCTTAATATTTCTTGCAATTTCCATCCGGTGAGAATTTGTCATGTTGTCTTGGCCAAAAAATCCGTGGTTTCGATTGGCGATCGCCGCCGCAATGACCTTTTTCCTAATCGCTTTGACCTTAACAGTGCATCGGTACTACACCTTCTATGCCTCCTTTGACCAAGGCATCTTTAACCAGGTTTATTGGAATAGTCTTCACGGTCGTTTTTTTCAGAGTTCCTTATCCTCTTCACTCTCCACAAATGTGGTTCACAGTGGCGAATTTCCCGACGTATCCTATCACCGACTAGGGCAACATTTCACCCCAGCCTTATTAATTTGGCTACCGATTTACGCCCTATTTCCTAATGCCATAACTTTAACCGTCTTACAAGTAACCTTAGTCACCGCAGCGGGTTTAGTCTTATATATCCTCGCCCGACAATATCTGCAACCCCCCCTCGCGGCCATGATTGTGGTCAGCTTTTATAGTGCAAATGCAATTATTGGCCCGACCCTTTCTAATTTTGCCGATAACTGTCAAATGCCATTATTTATGTTTACCCTGCTGCTGGCAATGGAAAAACGCTGGTGGCCATTATTTTGTCTGATGGCAGTTTGTGTATTAGCAGTCCGGGAAGATGGCGGAGTTTCCTTATTTGGGGTGGGAATTTATCTGACCCTAAGTAAACGTTATCCCAAATTAGGATTAGGGGTTTCTATGCTCAGTTTTCTCTACATATTAGGGTTGACTAATATCATTATGCCCTTATTTTCTGAGGATGTTGCTCGCCGATTTACCCTGGAAAGGTTTGGGCATTTGCTGGGTTCGGAAGAACCCAAAGAACAAGCCACCACGTTAGATTTATTGTGGGCATTAATTAGCCAACCGGGGAAAGTATTGCGGAAACTCCTGATTCCCATAGACCGCAAAATTCTTTATTTATTGGGGCAATGGTTGCCTTTTGGGTTAATTCCTGTAGCCGCCCCCGCAGCATGGGCGATCGCTGGTTTTCCTTTAATTGCAATTTTCTTACAACAAGGGCAAACCGCTTTATCAATTAACATTCGGTATGCCATGACCGTAGTACCGGGAATTTGTTACGGCATGATTCTTTGGTGGTCAAATCGTCAAGAATTGCGAACCGCCCCAATGCGAGACTTGCTGCTGAGAGGCTTGACCCAAATTAGTCTGTGGGTTGCCCCGGTTACGGTGGTAAAAGAAGTATTTGAAGGGTGGATCAATTCCTTAAAAAATCGTCCCCAGTTATTCACCGTCTCCATGCAACGATTTTGGACAATTTGTCTCGGTTTATCGATTATTTTATCCCTAACTTCTAACCCGAATCGCACCTTATCTTTTATTATTCCTGACTCAATTAATCCTTGGGTTTATGTGTCCTTGCCCCAACGGTGGCAACATAGCGCCGTAATTCATTCTGTTTTGCCAGAAATTCCCCCAGATGCCAGTGTTTCTGCCACTACTTATATTGTGCCCCATTTGTCCAGCCGTCGAGAAATTCTCCGATTTCCCGCCCTAGAATTACGCAACGATCGCGCCAGAGTGGTGCAAACAGAATATGCGATCGCGGACTTGTGGCAACTGGAACAATATCAGCCTGCATTCAAACATGACCGGGCATTATTAAAAAACATGATTTCAGTCATTGACAATATCCACAATAGTGGACTTTATGGCATCATTCGCTTTACCGATGGAGTAATTTTATTACACCGAGGACAAACTTCCGACCCCGAAGCAGTCACCGCTTGGCAAACTTATCGAGACAAGATTACTGCTTTATTAGTTAAATAAATAAAGACTTAAATCGCAGGGTGGGCAAAATTTCTACATCAGACTACAAGTTAAGTAATTCTATCCATTTGCCCACCCTAAAATATCGTAGGGTGGGCAAAATTTCTACATCAGACTTAAATCGTAGGGTGGGCAAAATTTTGCCCACCCTACCACTTGATAATCAATCAAGAAATTAAATCAATTTGCCCAGCCGACAAATAACAAATAACTAATAAACAACAACGAA encodes:
- a CDS encoding AarF/UbiB family protein; protein product: MVIPEIVWDLTTQKVLVMEWLYGKPILTWDFQLPNGNEDQAKKKAIAKRCGCNLATLLTRVFFEQICLDGFFHADPHPGNLFYLTDGRVALLDCGMIGRLDPVTQKVLIELLLAMVNLDAQRCTQLTLELSPSPISINLARLETEYDRLLRKYYNLNLSEISFGELFYEVLEAARSNQVLLPANLGLCAKTLANLEGVARTLDPEYNISEQIKPLITDLFSLQMIG
- a CDS encoding WD40 repeat domain-containing protein, with amino-acid sequence MTIDGVVGKKHMIMVAVLIGVCGEDEATKNGVDREAVETQPGTVSRRSPQRVMGKVMGNIQAIAHALAESRSQQIDSGKFAQPQITELINPSPEQMRDHIQQLFDRPTVDALRLLYFCGSAIVTATGQVYLCEKTAKDAPPYPLGSVLPPNPSMISLDWVLQQMEQSNSPQGVVILDCLDVIYQGKEVFEQISCRRFTKGALLCHFRIWPKPISEESISGEKESHSEAILRQLMAEDDFPSYTDYLVAGLATGAADLDRDGVISLGEWHDYAAYQLSLVTAGMEAAMYAIAPAEKIAIAEILSLNANQEYYHTLMEVAKSYQGNFPLVVQRSLDVRRESLGVSQAIAASLEKTVLVPYLYHKAKLELYKKLRHRVTKKRGIISPENRLWLKSQQGILGLTDADIQNIEPPAVAKSSNQRRLPGLIMAGIALTMLFAGGIYALRLGGRSALRNAKQPVNLSPASETINPSPNQGNDVTGNPNKGNDVTENKLTDPFPIPTKKPITLTDHQGPVQAVAIAPNQEILATGSNDQTIKLWNLAPLWQNNSENPPYSNQLLIDTLSGHTDRVRTLAISSDGLTLASGGNDQTIKIWNLSPKNERSTYLKSTLTDHIGAIYALAFLPNQNILISGSSDWTIKIWDLNTNQVIKTLEGHQGSIRSLAVSADGHTLVSGSTDGTVKVWDLRTRRLQHTLIGHTDLVRTVAISPDGKIIASGSWDNTIKLWTLQPQTEISESADSDADYSPFLIGAIAGHTEHINSVAFTPDGQNLISASDDNTIKIWKLHLSADQKHKNNRELASVTATFTDHSTDILSLAVSGKNEQFAQSYPLLVSGSWDHQIKIWW
- a CDS encoding DUF2079 domain-containing protein; the encoded protein is MLSWPKNPWFRLAIAAAMTFFLIALTLTVHRYYTFYASFDQGIFNQVYWNSLHGRFFQSSLSSSLSTNVVHSGEFPDVSYHRLGQHFTPALLIWLPIYALFPNAITLTVLQVTLVTAAGLVLYILARQYLQPPLAAMIVVSFYSANAIIGPTLSNFADNCQMPLFMFTLLLAMEKRWWPLFCLMAVCVLAVREDGGVSLFGVGIYLTLSKRYPKLGLGVSMLSFLYILGLTNIIMPLFSEDVARRFTLERFGHLLGSEEPKEQATTLDLLWALISQPGKVLRKLLIPIDRKILYLLGQWLPFGLIPVAAPAAWAIAGFPLIAIFLQQGQTALSINIRYAMTVVPGICYGMILWWSNRQELRTAPMRDLLLRGLTQISLWVAPVTVVKEVFEGWINSLKNRPQLFTVSMQRFWTICLGLSIILSLTSNPNRTLSFIIPDSINPWVYVSLPQRWQHSAVIHSVLPEIPPDASVSATTYIVPHLSSRREILRFPALELRNDRARVVQTEYAIADLWQLEQYQPAFKHDRALLKNMISVIDNIHNSGLYGIIRFTDGVILLHRGQTSDPEAVTAWQTYRDKITALLVK